One Fusobacterium ulcerans DNA segment encodes these proteins:
- a CDS encoding M42 family metallopeptidase has translation MKELINMIEELTNTFGAPGFEDEVMEKIKKEVNFLSAERDSINNLYIGLGEKDSAVPTVALDCHTDEVGFIVENINRNGSISFLTLGGWHVGNVPASAVVIKNNKGEYIKGVVTSKPPHFMTDEEKNRLPKMSELTIDIGTSSYEETVELYGIEVGNPIVPDVSFVYDEKIGIMRAKAFDNRLGCAASIEVLKAVKNNGIKNVNVVGAFASQEEVGLRGAQVAAYRVKPDFAIVFEGSPADDSFKEGTASHGALKKGVQLRVVDGAMISNPRVLKFARDIADKKGIKYQMIAREKGSTNGGKYHISETGIPVIVLGIPTRYIHTHYSYASIDDLTAAISLAVEVIKELNKDIIKSF, from the coding sequence ATGAAAGAACTTATTAATATGATCGAGGAACTGACAAATACTTTTGGAGCTCCTGGTTTTGAAGATGAGGTCATGGAAAAAATAAAAAAAGAGGTAAACTTTCTAAGTGCAGAAAGAGATTCAATAAATAATCTGTATATAGGACTTGGAGAAAAGGATTCAGCTGTCCCTACAGTAGCTCTGGACTGTCATACTGATGAAGTAGGATTCATAGTGGAAAATATTAATAGAAACGGATCTATAAGTTTCCTTACTTTAGGAGGATGGCATGTAGGAAATGTTCCTGCCAGTGCTGTTGTTATTAAAAATAATAAGGGAGAGTATATCAAAGGTGTAGTTACATCTAAACCACCTCATTTTATGACTGATGAAGAAAAAAACAGACTTCCAAAAATGTCAGAGCTTACTATTGATATAGGAACAAGCAGTTATGAAGAAACTGTTGAGCTATATGGAATAGAAGTAGGAAATCCAATCGTTCCAGATGTAAGTTTTGTATATGATGAAAAAATAGGTATAATGAGAGCAAAAGCTTTTGATAACAGACTTGGATGTGCAGCTTCTATTGAAGTGCTGAAGGCTGTAAAAAATAATGGAATAAAAAATGTCAATGTAGTAGGAGCATTCGCTTCACAGGAAGAGGTTGGACTGAGGGGAGCTCAAGTGGCTGCTTACAGAGTAAAACCTGATTTTGCAATAGTGTTTGAAGGATCACCTGCTGATGACAGTTTCAAAGAAGGAACAGCTTCTCATGGAGCATTGAAAAAAGGTGTACAGCTAAGAGTTGTAGATGGAGCTATGATATCTAATCCTAGAGTCTTGAAATTTGCAAGAGATATAGCTGATAAAAAGGGAATAAAATACCAAATGATAGCAAGAGAAAAAGGATCAACTAATGGAGGAAAATATCATATTTCTGAAACTGGTATTCCTGTAATTGTGCTAGGTATCCCTACTAGATATATCCACACTCATTATTCTTATGCTTCAATAGATGATTTAACAGCAGCTATTTCACTAGCTGTAGAAGTAATCAAAGAATTGAATAAAGATATAATAAAATCATT
- a CDS encoding ABC transporter substrate-binding protein: MKKRILVLLSCLLSFLLVSCGGSKTAEKAASGPKDTLVFAQISECKTLDPQDTTEQYSQRIINVLYDRLVEVDEMTGETIPGLAKSWERIDDNTLLFHLNENVKFHNGEKFTANDVKFTIERAKSLPKVGHLYKLISNVEVVDDNTVKIITSEPFAPLLAHLSHKTASIISEKYYAEKGNKYFENPVGTGPYKYKDWKIGDRITLEAFPEYFKGEPAIKYIVVRAVPEENSRVIGLETGEIDMTADLGAESRKIVLDNKDKINYLESSGISVNYVGINTDKGVLKDRDVRRAIAMAINRDDIINSIMMGTVDKANSFIAPGTFGYSPDSKVLDYNPEEAKRIIQEKGLTGTKLSLGVSNSPVRMQMCEIIQAQLKEVGIDVSIESLEWGTFLAATGRGDLDMFTLGWGPSTYDGDYGFYPNFHSSQLGGAGNRSQYVNPAMDKLLDDAKKEVDQNKRKELYKEVAEIIYDDVPVIPMYYSNNTVAAVKGIEGVKATSYINFDELSFKK, encoded by the coding sequence ATGAAGAAAAGAATTTTAGTATTACTATCATGTTTATTATCTTTTTTATTAGTTAGTTGTGGAGGAAGTAAGACAGCTGAAAAAGCAGCTTCTGGACCAAAAGATACATTAGTATTTGCACAAATATCTGAATGTAAAACTTTAGACCCACAGGATACTACAGAGCAGTATTCTCAAAGAATAATAAATGTACTTTATGACAGACTTGTAGAAGTAGATGAAATGACAGGAGAAACAATACCTGGACTGGCAAAAAGCTGGGAAAGAATAGATGACAATACTCTTTTATTCCATCTTAATGAAAATGTAAAATTTCACAATGGGGAAAAATTTACAGCAAATGACGTTAAATTTACTATTGAAAGAGCTAAAAGCTTACCAAAAGTAGGACACCTATATAAATTGATAAGCAATGTAGAAGTTGTAGATGATAATACAGTAAAAATTATAACTAGCGAGCCTTTTGCTCCGTTATTAGCTCACTTGAGCCACAAGACAGCATCTATAATAAGTGAAAAATATTATGCTGAAAAAGGAAATAAATATTTTGAAAATCCTGTTGGAACTGGTCCATATAAATATAAAGACTGGAAAATAGGAGACAGAATAACTTTAGAAGCATTCCCTGAGTACTTCAAAGGTGAACCTGCAATAAAATATATAGTTGTAAGAGCAGTGCCAGAAGAAAACAGCAGAGTTATAGGGCTTGAAACTGGTGAAATTGATATGACTGCTGATCTTGGTGCAGAATCAAGAAAAATAGTTTTAGATAACAAAGATAAAATAAACTATCTTGAATCAAGTGGAATATCTGTAAACTATGTAGGAATAAATACAGACAAAGGTGTTTTAAAAGATAGAGATGTAAGAAGAGCAATAGCAATGGCTATCAATAGAGATGATATTATCAATAGTATCATGATGGGAACAGTTGATAAAGCTAACAGTTTCATAGCTCCAGGAACATTTGGATACAGTCCAGATTCAAAAGTTTTAGACTATAATCCAGAAGAAGCTAAGAGAATAATTCAAGAAAAAGGATTAACAGGTACTAAATTAAGTCTTGGAGTAAGCAACAGTCCTGTAAGAATGCAAATGTGTGAAATAATTCAGGCTCAATTAAAAGAAGTAGGAATAGATGTATCTATCGAATCACTAGAGTGGGGAACTTTCCTTGCAGCAACTGGTAGAGGAGATCTTGATATGTTTACACTAGGATGGGGACCATCTACATATGATGGCGACTATGGATTCTACCCTAACTTCCACAGTTCTCAATTAGGTGGAGCAGGAAACAGATCACAATATGTAAATCCAGCAATGGACAAATTATTGGATGATGCTAAGAAAGAAGTAGACCAAAATAAGAGAAAAGAGCTATATAAAGAAGTTGCAGAAATTATTTATGATGATGTTCCAGTTATTCCTATGTATTATTCTAACAATACAGTAGCAGCTGTAAAAGGAATAGAAGGAGTAAAAGCAACAAGCTACATCAACTTTGATGAATTAAGTTTTAAAAAATAA
- a CDS encoding aldose epimerase family protein translates to MELTVRNWGKTKFNEIVKLYTLKNNFLEVEILNYGGIIRKISFPDKNGKVENIVLNLDSISDYEERSPYFGAVVGRNAGRISNAELKIKDTIYKLNANSGKNNIHGGINNFSHKIWNAEEIKGNDFIGIELTLNSPHLEEGFPGNISITVRYILKNDELSLEYSGITDRETYMNLTNHSYFNLSGDFKRDIRNEYLKLDSDAFIAVDEATLPVKISETHNTPFDFHEFSLLKTSLDSEYPQIKIVNHGLDHPFILNQNRDIPAAQLKDDISGRMLKVFTDQPAVVIYTGNYLHEIGKLSDGSDCKKHMGICFETQDYPNVLSFLPEKGKIYTPSNSYSQKTIFKFLINKN, encoded by the coding sequence ATGGAATTAACAGTTAGAAATTGGGGCAAAACAAAATTTAACGAAATAGTGAAATTATATACTCTTAAAAATAATTTTTTAGAAGTTGAAATTCTAAATTATGGAGGAATTATAAGAAAAATATCTTTTCCAGATAAAAATGGTAAAGTTGAAAATATAGTTTTAAACCTAGATAGTATCTCTGATTACGAAGAAAGATCTCCTTACTTTGGAGCTGTTGTCGGAAGAAATGCTGGAAGAATATCAAATGCTGAACTAAAGATAAAAGATACTATATACAAACTTAATGCTAACAGTGGCAAAAATAATATTCATGGTGGGATAAATAATTTCAGTCATAAAATATGGAATGCTGAAGAAATAAAAGGAAATGACTTTATCGGAATAGAGCTGACACTTAATAGTCCTCATTTAGAAGAAGGCTTTCCGGGAAATATTTCTATCACTGTAAGATATATCTTAAAAAATGATGAATTGTCTCTTGAATATTCAGGTATTACAGACAGAGAAACATATATGAATCTTACTAACCATTCATATTTCAATCTAAGTGGTGACTTTAAAAGGGATATCAGAAATGAATATTTAAAACTTGATTCAGATGCTTTTATTGCTGTAGATGAAGCTACTCTTCCAGTAAAAATATCTGAAACACATAACACACCTTTTGATTTTCATGAGTTTTCTCTTTTGAAAACTTCTCTTGATTCTGAATATCCTCAAATCAAGATAGTAAATCATGGACTGGATCATCCTTTTATTTTAAATCAAAATAGAGATATTCCTGCTGCTCAGCTGAAAGATGATATCTCTGGAAGAATGCTGAAAGTATTTACTGATCAGCCAGCAGTTGTTATATACACTGGAAACTATCTTCACGAAATAGGAAAACTTTCTGATGGTTCAGATTGTAAAAAACATATGGGTATCTGCTTTGAGACACAGGATTATCCTAATGTTTTAAGCTTCCTTCCAGAAAAAGGAAAGATCTATACACCATCAAATTCTTACAGTCAAAAAACTATTTTTAAATTTTTAATAAATAAAAATTAA
- a CDS encoding lysine exporter LysO family protein: MLGIALSVIIGALLGFFCKSPLVLAHADNLIKFGLCLLLFFVGIDIGKNQSVFEQLKTLNKKVLLLPFVTIIGSLLGGVLASFITTLSLGEGVAVSSGMGWYSFSAIELSKINAQLGGTAFLSNVFRELLAIFTIPFIAARIGSFQSVSSAGATAMDSVLPVINRSNPPDISIIAFYSGLVITIVVPILVPAVVAIFNLG, from the coding sequence ATGCTTGGAATAGCTTTGTCTGTTATTATTGGAGCTCTTCTTGGATTTTTCTGTAAAAGTCCTCTTGTGCTGGCTCATGCTGATAATCTTATTAAATTTGGACTATGCCTTCTTCTTTTCTTTGTTGGAATAGACATAGGAAAAAATCAAAGTGTATTTGAACAGTTAAAAACTTTAAATAAAAAGGTATTACTGCTCCCTTTTGTAACAATAATTGGTTCTTTGCTTGGAGGAGTTCTTGCTTCTTTCATCACTACACTTTCTCTGGGAGAAGGGGTAGCTGTAAGTTCTGGTATGGGTTGGTATTCATTTTCAGCTATAGAGCTTTCTAAAATAAATGCTCAATTAGGTGGAACTGCCTTCCTTTCAAATGTATTTAGAGAGCTTCTGGCAATATTTACAATTCCATTTATAGCTGCTAGGATTGGATCATTCCAATCAGTATCATCTGCTGGAGCTACTGCAATGGACTCTGTACTTCCTGTTATCAACAGAAGCAATCCGCCAGATATATCTATAATTGCTTTTTATTCAGGACTTGTTATTACAATAGTTGTTCCTATCTTGGTGCCAGCTGTTGTAGCAATATTCAATTTGGGGTAA
- a CDS encoding autotransporter outer membrane beta-barrel domain-containing protein translates to MYIKYEVIKIMSENSARKNKMKKKILSPLLTVGIMSICIPLEDAWASSPVDYVGTVNLPASIGTGKETANDGWTVTIGNGSTPTKVTQDGKTVISVNDNAKITVKTDAAVEGNSNSNSEGHFNSGPNVIEFNSKSTLTIEAGGTVQQLGSTTNGEAINAHGFGNTIINNGTIHSNNGAALWFQDTSISVSVADRNKVVNHGTISTSKGDGYNVFGSSRGNAGPGLVFDNYGTIKGSLKFGSGDDSLLFGPGSKITGNVDGGGGTNDLTLDANSGESATLAGSVLNFSSITKDGEGAWAILGSVPAVPGDPHPSSPINGSLKEVDSLVIKKGLLSLVGANPDFNGTVNIDAPGQLSAQAQGINGATNMTNNGKLIFEQPIDDSYTGSAITGTGQVVKSGTGSLTMSSGTANTYSGGTFINEGALVVDKDSDLGAVSGSITLGTDNTAGGTNGTLRFDSSFNLETTRAITLMEGGGTIDTQGYITNIDQTIAGTGTLTKTGSGTLTLNATNSYIGGTVLQEGVLGINSDSALGNSNSRLVMYDTTTLQLNGNVDSNRLVTLAGGPSSMMTINTQANNGAFNGNIDGLGSLVKTGSGTLSLYGNNLYQGGTKVKEGTLAINSDASLGGVNGLLELERNTTLKLDGNVYMNSRPVIIGGGDNATLPQSVTIDTQGYTGVISQNIDQNAGEKTELIKTGTGTLGLYGNNTYSGGTWVKNGTVAITSPLSLGKSDVQLGDHEDTSLDGSGSTQGTLRADADIDFRGSGKSIILNKGGGTINTNGNAVILDENSLKDGIAGTASDLGRDLHKTGAGVLTLLDNQYYSGRTFIDQGILRLDAVEPNTPLSNSKGLLNTSEVTIAAGSRLEGQGIVGNSMNVQLNNSNAPVAANLTTIINNGTIAPGLERFNNTFDSTDSQFVPLTLAGNYRAGKGAAVEIHTELLDDISNHGSLTIDGVIDSASDKSGTGVVVIHQGGNGATTNHGIEIIRLRGNNSGATQADLIKQLDENFHLVSDFKTSKGQNAVVAGAYSYIMESDKDWYDNPNNQVGLFLRNATNNDGSLVPHPATPLYETYSLILGSLNKLPTLEQRIGHRPWLNDKNGYETGYDRGKTEIYPNNVWMRVEGMKGYYEPHLDSNKGSTSSYRLRFSRVNVGVDMPIYENADGSRLIAGINGNMSRAWSDIDSIHGSGDITTTGYGLGATLTWYNHNGFYTDAQAWHNWFKSDIDSNTITTDLDQVKGNHAKGYALSLEVGRIFDLNQHWSLTPQAQIAYSRVNFDSFTDIQNSVIINEKDYVGLEGRLGLALNYEKSHLDSSGKMRRNKLYILGNIHQEFKGDSTVSISGVDYESKMNNTWVSVGVGGSHNWDNDRFSIYGELSLASSTKKFGEEYELAGEIGLRIAF, encoded by the coding sequence ATGTATATAAAATATGAGGTGATTAAGATAATGTCAGAAAATTCTGCAAGAAAAAATAAAATGAAAAAGAAAATCCTATCTCCACTGCTCACAGTAGGTATCATGTCCATTTGTATACCTTTAGAAGATGCTTGGGCCAGCAGCCCTGTTGACTATGTGGGAACAGTCAACCTCCCTGCTTCTATTGGTACAGGTAAAGAAACTGCGAATGATGGTTGGACAGTGACCATTGGTAACGGCAGTACTCCAACTAAAGTAACACAGGATGGTAAAACAGTTATTAGTGTGAATGACAATGCTAAGATCACAGTCAAAACTGATGCTGCTGTAGAAGGAAATAGTAATTCTAATAGTGAGGGCCATTTTAACAGTGGCCCTAATGTCATTGAGTTTAATAGCAAATCTACATTGACCATTGAGGCTGGAGGTACTGTGCAGCAACTAGGTTCTACTACCAATGGAGAAGCCATCAATGCACATGGATTTGGCAACACCATTATCAATAATGGAACTATTCACAGCAACAATGGAGCAGCCTTATGGTTTCAAGATACCAGTATCTCTGTGTCAGTTGCTGATAGAAATAAGGTTGTAAATCATGGAACTATCTCTACAAGTAAGGGCGATGGTTACAATGTGTTTGGTAGCAGTCGTGGCAATGCCGGTCCAGGTCTGGTATTTGATAATTATGGAACTATTAAAGGATCTTTGAAATTTGGTAGTGGTGATGACAGTCTGCTTTTTGGACCTGGCTCAAAGATTACTGGTAACGTTGATGGTGGTGGTGGAACAAATGATTTGACTTTGGATGCTAATTCAGGGGAGTCAGCTACATTGGCTGGTTCAGTTCTGAACTTTTCATCTATTACCAAAGATGGTGAAGGAGCATGGGCAATTCTTGGTAGTGTTCCAGCTGTTCCTGGTGATCCACATCCATCATCACCTATCAATGGTTCATTGAAAGAGGTGGATTCTCTAGTCATTAAAAAAGGTCTGTTGTCATTGGTAGGAGCCAACCCAGACTTCAATGGTACTGTCAATATTGATGCTCCTGGTCAATTGAGTGCTCAAGCTCAAGGAATAAATGGTGCTACCAATATGACAAATAATGGTAAACTAATTTTTGAACAGCCTATAGATGACAGTTATACTGGCAGTGCCATAACTGGAACTGGGCAAGTCGTTAAAAGTGGTACTGGCTCTTTGACTATGTCTTCTGGTACTGCCAATACCTACAGTGGTGGTACATTTATCAATGAGGGAGCTTTGGTTGTGGACAAAGACAGTGATCTTGGAGCTGTATCTGGCAGCATCACCCTTGGTACAGATAATACAGCTGGAGGAACTAATGGAACTTTACGTTTTGACAGTTCTTTTAATCTGGAAACTACTCGGGCAATAACTCTGATGGAAGGTGGTGGAACCATTGACACTCAAGGATATATCACAAATATTGATCAGACTATTGCAGGTACTGGAACTTTGACAAAGACTGGTTCAGGCACTCTGACTTTGAATGCTACAAACAGCTATATTGGTGGTACTGTCCTTCAAGAAGGAGTGTTAGGTATAAACTCGGATTCAGCTTTAGGAAACAGCAACAGTCGTTTGGTAATGTATGACACTACAACACTTCAACTCAATGGAAATGTTGATTCAAACCGACTTGTTACTCTAGCTGGTGGGCCATCAAGTATGATGACAATCAATACACAGGCTAATAATGGAGCTTTTAATGGTAATATAGATGGACTGGGAAGCCTTGTGAAAACAGGTAGTGGTACACTGTCCCTCTATGGAAACAATCTATATCAAGGTGGTACAAAGGTTAAGGAAGGAACACTGGCAATTAATTCTGATGCTTCCCTTGGTGGAGTTAATGGTTTACTTGAGTTGGAGAGGAATACTACCTTGAAGCTGGATGGCAACGTCTATATGAACTCAAGACCTGTGATTATTGGTGGTGGTGATAATGCTACACTGCCACAATCAGTGACTATTGATACACAAGGATATACAGGAGTTATTTCACAAAATATTGACCAAAATGCAGGTGAAAAAACTGAATTAATCAAAACTGGTACTGGTACATTGGGATTATATGGCAATAATACCTACAGTGGAGGCACATGGGTAAAGAATGGTACAGTAGCAATTACATCTCCCCTTAGCTTGGGAAAAAGTGATGTGCAACTGGGTGATCATGAAGATACTTCTTTAGATGGAAGCGGCAGTACACAGGGTACTTTACGTGCTGATGCTGATATTGATTTCAGAGGTTCAGGAAAATCCATCATTTTGAACAAGGGTGGTGGTACAATCAATACTAATGGAAATGCTGTTATATTAGATGAAAATTCTCTAAAAGATGGTATTGCAGGAACTGCTTCTGATTTAGGAAGAGATCTGCATAAAACAGGTGCAGGAGTGTTAACATTACTCGATAATCAGTATTATTCTGGTCGTACTTTTATTGATCAGGGAATCCTACGCCTAGATGCTGTTGAGCCCAACACACCTTTGAGCAATTCTAAAGGTTTGTTGAATACTTCAGAAGTGACTATTGCTGCTGGATCCAGATTAGAGGGACAAGGTATTGTGGGAAATTCCATGAATGTACAGCTTAATAATTCAAATGCCCCAGTTGCTGCAAATTTAACAACTATTATTAACAATGGTACCATCGCTCCAGGTCTTGAGCGTTTTAATAATACTTTTGATAGTACAGATTCTCAATTTGTCCCTCTGACTCTGGCAGGTAACTACAGAGCTGGAAAGGGGGCAGCAGTAGAGATTCATACTGAACTTCTGGATGATATATCCAATCATGGCTCATTAACTATTGATGGTGTAATTGATTCGGCTTCAGACAAAAGCGGAACTGGTGTAGTTGTTATTCATCAAGGAGGAAATGGTGCAACAACAAATCATGGTATTGAGATAATCCGTCTACGTGGCAATAACTCTGGAGCTACTCAGGCTGATTTAATCAAACAGCTTGATGAAAATTTCCACCTTGTTTCTGATTTCAAAACAAGTAAAGGTCAAAATGCAGTTGTAGCTGGTGCTTACAGCTATATTATGGAGAGTGACAAAGATTGGTATGATAATCCTAATAACCAGGTTGGACTATTTTTACGTAATGCTACCAATAATGATGGTTCTCTGGTGCCCCATCCAGCAACACCACTTTATGAGACATATTCATTGATTCTGGGTAGCCTTAACAAACTGCCTACACTGGAACAAAGGATTGGTCATCGTCCTTGGCTGAACGATAAAAATGGATATGAGACAGGCTATGACCGAGGCAAAACTGAGATTTATCCAAATAATGTCTGGATGCGTGTAGAAGGAATGAAAGGCTATTATGAGCCACACCTAGATTCAAACAAGGGCAGTACAAGTTCTTATAGACTGCGTTTCAGTAGAGTTAATGTTGGTGTGGATATGCCTATCTATGAAAATGCTGATGGTTCTCGTCTAATTGCTGGAATCAATGGTAATATGAGCAGAGCTTGGTCTGACATAGATTCTATCCATGGCAGTGGAGATATAACTACTACTGGATATGGACTTGGAGCTACTTTGACTTGGTATAACCACAATGGTTTTTATACTGATGCTCAAGCTTGGCATAATTGGTTCAAAAGTGATATTGACTCTAATACAATCACTACAGACTTAGATCAAGTAAAAGGAAATCATGCTAAAGGTTATGCATTAAGTCTTGAAGTAGGACGTATTTTTGACCTTAATCAACACTGGTCACTGACACCTCAAGCTCAGATAGCTTATTCACGTGTCAATTTTGATAGTTTTACTGATATCCAAAACAGCGTAATCATAAATGAAAAAGATTATGTTGGGTTGGAAGGAAGACTTGGTCTAGCTCTTAATTATGAAAAGAGCCACCTAGATTCTTCTGGCAAAATGAGACGTAACAAGCTGTATATTTTAGGTAACATCCATCAGGAGTTCAAGGGTGACTCCACTGTCAGTATTTCTGGTGTAGATTATGAAAGTAAAATGAACAATACTTGGGTGAGTGTAGGAGTTGGTGGATCACATAATTGGGATAATGATAGATTTTCTATATATGGTGAATTAAGTTTGGCCAGCAGTACAAAAAAATTTGGTGAAGAATATGAATTGGCTGGAGAAATAGGTTTACGTATAGCTTTTTAG
- a CDS encoding DJ-1 family glyoxalase III: protein MKKVYVLLADGFELIEALTPVDVLRRGGADVVTVSITSEKDVMSAQKVLVKADTTLKETDLKDGDMIVLPGGYPGYVNLGNSKEAVELIKYYVINDKFVGAICGAPSILGNNGIASGKKITCHTSVKELMKNYQYEEKNIVKDEKLITGMGAGYALDFAFKLAEVLLEPDTINKIKTGMEL from the coding sequence ATGAAAAAAGTTTATGTTTTATTAGCAGATGGTTTTGAACTCATTGAAGCCCTAACTCCTGTTGATGTGTTGAGAAGAGGTGGAGCAGATGTTGTTACTGTTTCTATCACTTCTGAAAAAGATGTTATGTCAGCTCAAAAGGTACTTGTAAAAGCTGATACAACTTTAAAAGAAACTGATCTAAAAGATGGAGATATGATTGTACTTCCAGGAGGATATCCTGGATATGTCAACCTTGGAAATTCCAAAGAAGCAGTAGAACTTATTAAATATTATGTAATTAATGACAAATTTGTGGGTGCTATATGTGGAGCTCCTTCAATTTTAGGAAATAATGGTATTGCTTCTGGAAAGAAAATAACATGCCATACTTCAGTGAAAGAACTTATGAAAAATTACCAGTATGAAGAAAAAAATATTGTCAAAGATGAAAAACTTATAACTGGTATGGGTGCTGGATACGCTTTAGACTTCGCTTTTAAACTAGCCGAAGTTTTATTGGAGCCAGATACTATTAATAAAATAAAAACTGGTATGGAATTATAA